CACCGTGCGAACATAAAAGGCGTACAGCGACTCACCTCTGCGGGCGGTGGCCGGGTCGCGCGGCGTGGCAACATGAACGTGATGGCCGATGAGATGTTCGATATAAAAATGCATGTAGCTCACCGTCATGAGCAACACGTGTCCCAAAGCTTTCTCAAAAGCATTTTTCTTGTGAAACAACTCATGCGCCACCGTGATGCCAACGCCGCCCGTGGTAATCCCGATCGAAAGGACAAAACCGGTAAGTTCGAATCCGGTTAACGCCTCATGGGTTACTACGTGCGCGCCCCAAATCACCAAACTGATTTGCAGCGGCACGTAGAGAAATGTGATCACACGAAACCCGAACTTTTCTGACAAACGCTCCAATGCTTCCGCGTTGAGGTTGGTCCGGTCAGAGCCGATCATCAAATCCAGCAAAGGGATCAGCCCGAAGGTAATCATCGGCGTCAGATAATAGAAAACCCCGCCAAGCCAATGCCCGAGGATCACGCTCAGCGGAACGACATAAGCCAAACTGTAAGGCCAGGGACTCATCATACCTCCATGATAAAATGAATCATTATTTAGACGCAACGCCGGGAGACGCTTTGTTTCTTTCCGCGACGGTTCAACCGGAACGCTGTCAGCAAACCCTCGCATCACTGCTGGTTCGCAGATGCAAAAATATAGAAAACTCCCACGCTATTGCAAAGCGCCCTTTTTGCAGGACTTTCCGGAGCGATGCCAGTGCTTCATTCGCCAAAATCACCTCATTACCCAGCTTGACCTGCTGTTCTTTCTTCTCTCTTATTCAACCAACCTCCTGATCTGCTCACGCTTTCCGCAGTTTTTGCCTTTACGGTGTATGGTTGAGAGCAAAAGCGTTATTTCAGCGGGTACAACGTTACACTTTTTCTCTCCGCCGATTCTGGCATCAGGACTCGATGTCAAAATTATAGAAATGCTTGTAAGGCTGGCGAGTGGATTCCTGCACTCGACAGCTAGAGTTTTTTATCCAACCCCGGATTGGTTTCGTCCAATCAATTCAAAAGCCCTTCAAGCTTTGGATTTATCTTCCAATGCTCTCCTCTACAACGATGCTATTTTAAGATTTGTTAACGAAGAGAGCACTGTAGCCTGTTTATTTTTTGAGGAGACGTGTATGAAAGCGCCGCGGGACTGTCCGATGATTCTAAAATCTCTCGGAGCCCTGGTTTTTGGTATCCTTCTGATGACTTCTGCGCAAGCCCGAGGTACAGATGTACGCGGCGAGCAATCCGGCGTCTGGAATCTGGCTGGCAGTCCATACATTGTGACGGGTGACATATCCGTGCCAGCAGGAGCAAGCTTGACTATCGAGCCGGGCGTCATTGTGAAATTTGCCGGACCTTACTCCCTGCGCGTCCATGGTACTATGCGCGCAGTTGGCAGCCTGACAGCGCGCATCGTTTTCACCTCCATCAGCGATAATGAATTCGGGGAAGATCGGCCGCGCAATCAGTCCCCCTCCTCCAATGATTGGATTGGACTGGTGTTCGCCAATGGCATCGAAGCCGAATCGCATTTAGAGCAATGCATCATCCGTTATTGCCGCAAACCCATTGAATTCGAACAAGGCCAGTCGGTGTTGGAGAAAATTATCATCTCGGATTGTA
Above is a window of Cytophagia bacterium CHB2 DNA encoding:
- a CDS encoding alkane 1-monooxygenase, with amino-acid sequence MRGFADSVPVEPSRKETKRLPALRLNNDSFYHGGMMSPWPYSLAYVVPLSVILGHWLGGVFYYLTPMITFGLIPLLDLMIGSDRTNLNAEALERLSEKFGFRVITFLYVPLQISLVIWGAHVVTHEALTGFELTGFVLSIGITTGGVGITVAHELFHKKNAFEKALGHVLLMTVSYMHFYIEHLIGHHVHVATPRDPATARRGESLYAFYVRTVSRSWLDAWRIEKQRLQHRGYSHWGYHNRMLWFVALPVMFAAMLGSLFGWQAVFYFFVQSAVGFTLLEIVNYLEHYGLQRRELASGRYEKVNLAHAWNADQRVTNYFLFKLQRHADHHVHPLRRYQTLRHFEESPQLPTGYPGMMLLALAPPLWRRVMHPRLDHFQQQASATPILKD